The region TGCGTTTTTCGACGCGGACTCTCGCAGTCTGTTTCTCTGGGGGGAGCCGTTTGGCTTGCGTTTGTTTCTCCCGTTCTGCCGCTGCCTTTTGCTCTGCCGTACAGTCGCAGTCGGTTTCTGGCTTGCCGCACAAGTCGCACGAAGGCGGGATGTAGAATTCAGTGCCGGCGAATAAGCTTGCCATTGGATCGTTCTAGTGGAGGAGAAGCGGCAGGTAATCGTCAGAAGTGGAGGACCAATTTGGCGAACCCTTTGTGACAAAATTGGTCTGCATACAATGTACGAAAACCACAGCAGATGATCGATGACAGAACAACTCTCCAACTTCGGTAAGCGACTGGCCCTGGATTCCGGGATCGGCGAATTGATGCGCGACCTTGGTGATGCACTTGCCGCCGGCGATGGCAACATTTGTATGCTCGGTGGGGGGCAACCATCCCATATTCCCGCGATCGACGAACTCTGGCAGCGGCGTTTGCAGGAAATTGCATCGGATCCGAAACAGACGGCGCGAGTCTTGGGTGATTACGACCCACCGGCCGGTGATGCGGCCTTTCGCAAAGCCGTCGCTGCTTTTTTTTCGCGGCAATACGGTTGGCCGATCACGATGGAGAACGTCGCGGTGACCGCCGGTGGCCAGACCGCGTTCTTCTTACTTCTCAATGCCATTGCCGGTCGCTGCGAAGGCCAGCCAGACCGCAAGGTACTCTTACCGATTTCACCTGAATACATCGGGTACGCCGACCAGTCGGTTTCGTCAGACTTCTTTCAAGCGACGAAGCCTTTGATCGAAGAGACGGGGGACCATGAGTTTAAATATGGGATCGATTTCGACGCTTTGACGATCGACGATTCGGTCGCGGCGATGTGTTTGTCACGGCCCACCAACCCCTCGTCAAACGTGATCAGCGACGAAGAACTTTCCAAGTTGATCGACATCGCCAAACAAGCCGACGTACCGTTGATCGTCGACAATGCGTACGGTTTGCCGTTCCCCGGAGCGATCTTCGGTGACGCGATCCCACAGTTCGATCCGTCGATGGTGCTGACGTATAGCCTGTCCAAAATGGGTTTGCCCGGAACTCGGACGGGCATCGTGATCGCCGCCCCAAAAGTGATCGAACGATTGTCTTCGATGAACGCGATCAGCTCACTGGCCAACAATAATCTTGGGCAAGCGATCACTCGACCGCTTTTCGAATCCGACCAAATGGCCACGCTCAGTCGCGACGTCATTCGCCCCTACTATCGTCAACGCGCCGAACAGGCGCGGCAATGGTTGACCGAGTCGATCGACGCGGACGTTCCGTTTCGTATTCATCGATGTGAAGGGGCGTTTTTCCTGTGGTTGTGGCTCCCCGGCTTGCCGATCACTTCGCAAGAACTTTACGAGCGATTGAAACGCCGCAAGGTGTTGGTGATTTCCGGCCACCATTTCTTTTTCGGTCTCGAAGATGATCAGTGGCAACATCGCAACGAGTGTTTGCGGTTGAGTTACACGACCGATCCAGATGTCCTAAAACGTGGTCTGAAAATCCTGGGCGAAGAAATCAACTCCCTCTACCGCGTTGCAGTACCATAGCGGTCAGTGCGCCGATGTTTCTGGCGCGAAGTTTGAATTCGATCAAACGCGAACTGCCCATGACACTGCATCCTCAAGCGAAAGCGTATTTGGAAAATGTTCTTCAGCAAGGACGTCCCGGCTGGCACGAACTTTCGGTCGATCAGGCGCGTGAAATTTTTCAATCACTCGATCCGCTTTGCGGGCCGCGTCCCGATTTGGATCGCGTCGAAGATCTGATCGCGACAGACGATTCCAGTGTTCAGATCCCGATGCGTTTGTATTCGTCCGGCAAGGAAACGGACGTCGCTGACGTCGCAGACGAATCGCCTCCGGTGATCATCTTCTTTCACGGCGGCGGTTGGGTGCTCGGAGATTTGAGCACCCACGATGCGTTGTGTCGTCGGCTAGCCAAAGAGTCCGCTTGCACGGTCATCGCAGTCGATTATCGGCTCTCTCCGGAAAGTCAGTTCCCAGGGCCGGTCAACGATTGCTATGCGGCTGTCAAATACGTCGCTGACCATCAACGTGAGTTGGACGTCGATGCGTCACGAATGGCATTGGTGGGCGACAGTGCCGGTGGATATTTGGCGACGATGGTAGCCCTGAAAATTCGTGAGCAAGGCGGACCGCCGGTTCGATTGCAGGTGCTGATTTATCCGGTGATCGAAGCCGACTTTGAAACCCCTTCCTACCAATCGTTCGCCGACGGACATGGATTGACCCGGGACACAATGCGTTGGTTTTGGCAACACTTTCTTGGCGATGCGGATCCCGTCGCCGCGTCACCGCTGCGCGCCGATTCGCTGGCCGATCTTCCGCCGGCGATCGTGATCACCGCCGAATACGATGTGCTTCGCGACGAGGGAACGCGGTATGCCAAACGGCTATTCGAAAGCGGTGTTGACGTGGATCACTGGCGAATCGAAGGCATGCTTCACGGATTTGTTCACTTCGCCGGTGTGTTCGATCCCGGGATCGAAGTCGCACGTCAACTCGCCAACCAGGTCTCGCAGCGTTTGTGTTAGAAAACGCAACGTTTTTCGATAACGTCAATCGATCTCGATGACGAGTGGATCATGCCACGTCTTTTGCTCGGCGGTGTAGTACAAGTACGCGCGGCTGGGCGGTCCGGTGTAACGTCCCGGAATCTGTCCCACGCAGGAAAGCGAGAACTCCTTGCGTTCGCCCGGCGCAAACGTTCGCCAGTAACAAACCACATCACGCCCGATCAGCTCGTAGTAGTCGACCACGCCGTTCTGACGCAGCTGTTCCAAGTGCTCGATCACCGGTTCCAAGCCACCGGGTAAACCGATCACCGCGACGCTCATCGGTTGGCCTTGGTCGTCTTTATTGACGACCGACACCTGAACGTTGATCGAATCACCTGCGTTGATCGAACCAGAATCGGACGACTTCGGAAAGTTGACGTGTAGCTCAAGTGGACACGACGGATCACTTTGCGGAGATTTCGTCTGACCGACAAGCTGTAGCGTGTACGGCAGCGAAACTTGTTCCCTCGAACGTAGTTCGACGGCGACCGATGGGTCGTTTTCAATCCGCTTACAAACGTCATTGGGCAACCGATAGACAACGCCTTCTTGTTTGGCGTCCGACCAACGAATCGTATCAACAATTTCGTTATCGACGACTAACTCCAGTTCACCCGAACCATCGCCGGCGATCATGCGGTGGGTCATGACAAGTGCTTTAAGTGCCAATACGGTCGCTTGGGTTGAACCGAACCCGCCACCACGTCGATTGGCGAGCAACCAATCGGTCGCTTTACGCAATTGTTGGACGTGTTGATCGTCGGCATTCCAAGCGAGTATGACCAAAGCCGTGGTTTCAACCTGTTTTGAAAATCCACCGCTTTGCGTGACCGTGGTGACTCCATCGAGATGACCGTCTGGCTTTTGAAAGTCGACTAAACGTTCACGTAATCGTTTGGCAACCTCGGTTCGATTCGCATTTTCGAGCGTAATCGCGGACAACGCGATCAGATAGGCGTCGTCGGATTCCGTCGCGACTCGTTCGAGTTGATCGATCTCTTTTCCCAATTCGTTGATAAAACGAGTCGACTGGTCAGATGACGTCGCGGCTTCCGACAAAGCCCACAAAACATAGGCATTGACGATCTCCTGTTGCACCGACCAAGCGTGCAGGTGACGGGAGTTGCGTTTGAATCCGCCGTCGCCATCGCGTCGATCGAGTAGCCATCGCCGAGTACGCTGAAGCATTTTCTCATCGACTTCGATGACTTTCGCCATCTCGGAAAACTGCATCAAGCCGAATGCTGACAACGCCTCATGTCCGGGGTCATTGCCGAACCATTCATAGCCCAATTCACGACATTCGTAGCTGACAAGTTTTCGATAGCCTCGCCGCAATAGCGATTCGATTCGTCTACGATCGGATGGATCAACACCGCCATCGACTTGCATTAGTTGAAACGCCATCACGTTGGGATAGTTGGTCGACGATGCTTGTTCAAAACACCCGTGTGGTTCACGCAAAATGCTCTGTAGTCCCTGACTGATCTGCGATTGTATTGCAGGCATCAACGTGAGCTCCGCGTGTAGAGAGCCGGGAACAATTTGTTCCGGGATCGCGAAGTTCAGCTTTGCCGAACGAACGAGAGTCCCCGAGGCTGAGCCGGTAAACGGGAACCCGGCCGGGGCGATGCGTAGATTTCGTCGGACGCCGTCCCGGATAGCGGTGGATGAACTCACGC is a window of Roseiconus lacunae DNA encoding:
- a CDS encoding alpha/beta hydrolase codes for the protein MTLHPQAKAYLENVLQQGRPGWHELSVDQAREIFQSLDPLCGPRPDLDRVEDLIATDDSSVQIPMRLYSSGKETDVADVADESPPVIIFFHGGGWVLGDLSTHDALCRRLAKESACTVIAVDYRLSPESQFPGPVNDCYAAVKYVADHQRELDVDASRMALVGDSAGGYLATMVALKIREQGGPPVRLQVLIYPVIEADFETPSYQSFADGHGLTRDTMRWFWQHFLGDADPVAASPLRADSLADLPPAIVITAEYDVLRDEGTRYAKRLFESGVDVDHWRIEGMLHGFVHFAGVFDPGIEVARQLANQVSQRLC
- a CDS encoding valine--pyruvate transaminase — encoded protein: MTEQLSNFGKRLALDSGIGELMRDLGDALAAGDGNICMLGGGQPSHIPAIDELWQRRLQEIASDPKQTARVLGDYDPPAGDAAFRKAVAAFFSRQYGWPITMENVAVTAGGQTAFFLLLNAIAGRCEGQPDRKVLLPISPEYIGYADQSVSSDFFQATKPLIEETGDHEFKYGIDFDALTIDDSVAAMCLSRPTNPSSNVISDEELSKLIDIAKQADVPLIVDNAYGLPFPGAIFGDAIPQFDPSMVLTYSLSKMGLPGTRTGIVIAAPKVIERLSSMNAISSLANNNLGQAITRPLFESDQMATLSRDVIRPYYRQRAEQARQWLTESIDADVPFRIHRCEGAFFLWLWLPGLPITSQELYERLKRRKVLVISGHHFFFGLEDDQWQHRNECLRLSYTTDPDVLKRGLKILGEEINSLYRVAVP